The following are encoded in a window of Peromyscus maniculatus bairdii isolate BWxNUB_F1_BW_parent chromosome X, HU_Pman_BW_mat_3.1, whole genome shotgun sequence genomic DNA:
- the Gpr174 gene encoding putative G-protein coupled receptor 174, with protein sequence MIDNYTCNKTDGDNTDFRYFIYAVTYTVILVPGLIGNILALWVFYGYMKETKRAVVFMINLAIADLLQILSLPLRIFYYLNHDWPFGPGLCMFCFYLKYVNMYASIYFLVCISVRRFWFLMYPFRFNDCKQKYDLYISIVGWLIICLACLLFPLLRTNDDTPGNRTKCFVDLPTRNVNLAQSVAMITIGELVGFVTPLMIVLYCTWKTALSLQNKYPISQHLGEKKKALKMILTCAGVFLICFAPYHFSFPLDFLVKSNEIKSCLARRVILIFHSVALCLASLNSCLDPIIYYFTTNEFRRRLSRQDLPDSIQLHTKSYKIVSNNTTSTMATELC encoded by the coding sequence ATGATTGATAATTATACATGTAACAAGACTGATGGAGACAATACAGATTTTCGGTACTTCATTTATGCAGTGACATACACTGTTATTCTTGTGCCAGGTCTCATAGGAAACATATTAGCCTTGTGGGTATTTTATGGCTATATGAAAGAAACCAAAAGGGCTGTGGTATTTATGATAAATTTGGCCATTGCTGACTTATTGCAAATTCTTTCTCTGCCACTGAGGATCTTTTACTACTTGAACCATGACTGGCCATTTGGTCCTGGCCTCTGCATGTTTTGTTTCTATCTCAAATATGTTAACATGTATGCAAGCATCTACTTCTTAGTCTGCATCAGCGTACGAAGATTTTGGTTTCTCATGTACCCCTTTCGTTTCAATGACTGCAAACAGAAATATGACTTATATATCAGCATTGTTGGCTGGCTGATCATCTGCCTTGCCTGCCTACTCTTTCCTCTCCTCAGAACCAATGATGATACCCCAGGCAACAGAACCAAATGCTTTGTGGATCTTCCTACCAGGAATGTCAATCTGGCCCAATCTGTTGCAATGATAACTATTGGAGAGTTGGTTGGGTTTGTTACTCCTCTTATGATTGTCCTATACTGTACCTGGAAAACAGCTTtatcattacaaaataaatacCCCATCTCTCAACAtcttggagagaaaaagaaagccttgAAGATGATTCTGACCTGTGCAGGGGTATTTCTAATTTGCTTTGCACCATATCACTTCAGCTTTCCTTTAGATTTCCTAGTTAAGTCCAATGAAATTAAGAGCTGCCTAGCTAGAAGAGTGATTCTAATATTTCATTCTGTGGCCCTGTGTCTGGCAAGTCTGAATTCCTGCCTTGACCCAATCATATATTATTTCACCACCAATGAGTTCAGAAGACGTCTTTCAAGACAAGATTTGCCTGATAGCATCCAACTCCATACAAAATCGTACAAAATTGTGAGTAACAATACCACTTCTACAATGGCAACTGAACTATGctaa